In Deltaproteobacteria bacterium, a single genomic region encodes these proteins:
- a CDS encoding amidohydrolase family protein, whose product MRDGLRILDSDMHVFEPHDLYLTYMNPKWGDRIPRGEVREKRQDKGLALHGMTRYVLGDGTPIRPPGKAVHFHEQRQKDAYVKPARQNYNNVSQVEAMDVEGLDVAVQFRTAPLHTNEDFEPEYANDLCKAWNDWMYDFCGADRSRLKGSALITLHDVDLAVEEARRAVKEKGAIGLSLCPEPINGHHIHDRHFDPLWAEAIDLDVPICFHPPARPNQIQVARRFEGHPNEDLLVNPLRNPVELILAVSAFCVGGVLEKFPKLRVAFLEGNCSWLPWLMYRMDEYCELQGAMAEIPLRKKPSEYFREQCFISADVDEALVVNVIDYMGDDNIVFSTDYPHIDSRWPEAVSTFTSIPGLKKESLEKIFWTNCARLYGVD is encoded by the coding sequence ATGAGAGACGGTTTGCGCATACTCGACAGCGACATGCACGTGTTCGAGCCCCACGATCTCTACCTGACCTACATGAATCCCAAGTGGGGCGACCGCATCCCGCGCGGCGAGGTGCGGGAGAAGCGCCAGGACAAGGGCCTCGCACTCCACGGCATGACACGTTACGTGCTGGGCGACGGCACGCCGATCCGTCCTCCCGGAAAGGCGGTGCACTTCCACGAGCAGCGCCAGAAGGACGCCTACGTCAAGCCCGCGCGGCAGAACTACAACAACGTCTCGCAGGTCGAGGCCATGGACGTGGAGGGACTCGACGTCGCCGTGCAGTTCCGCACCGCGCCGCTTCACACCAACGAGGACTTCGAGCCCGAGTACGCCAACGACCTGTGCAAGGCCTGGAACGACTGGATGTACGACTTCTGCGGCGCCGACAGGTCACGCCTCAAGGGTTCGGCCCTGATCACCTTGCACGACGTGGACCTCGCGGTGGAGGAAGCGCGGCGGGCCGTCAAGGAAAAGGGTGCAATCGGGCTGTCGCTCTGCCCGGAACCCATCAACGGTCACCACATCCACGACCGGCACTTCGACCCGCTCTGGGCCGAGGCCATCGACCTCGACGTGCCCATCTGCTTCCACCCGCCGGCACGGCCCAACCAGATCCAGGTGGCCCGGCGCTTCGAGGGGCATCCCAACGAAGACCTCCTGGTGAACCCGTTGCGCAACCCGGTGGAGCTGATCCTGGCCGTCAGCGCCTTCTGCGTGGGCGGCGTGCTGGAGAAGTTCCCCAAGCTGAGGGTGGCCTTTCTCGAAGGCAACTGCAGTTGGCTGCCGTGGCTGATGTACCGCATGGACGAGTACTGCGAACTTCAGGGAGCCATGGCGGAGATCCCCTTGCGCAAGAAGCCCAGCGAATACTTCCGCGAGCAGTGCTTCATCTCAGCGGACGTGGACGAAGCGCTGGTGGTGAACGTCATCGACTACATGGGCGACGACAACATCGTTTTCTCAACCGACTACCCGCACATCGACTCGCGCTGGCCCGAGGCCGTCTCCACCTTCACGTCCATCCCCGGGCTGAAGAAGGAGTCCCTGGAGAAGATCTTCTGGACCAACTGCGCGCGGCTGTACGGGGTGGATTAG